In Hypanus sabinus isolate sHypSab1 chromosome 10, sHypSab1.hap1, whole genome shotgun sequence, the genomic stretch CAATCTAGCGaactacacaaagtgctggaggagctcagcatgtcaggcagcttctacggataggaatcaacatttcgggccaagacccttcatcgggactctgatacccacgtatctggaatatcaacaagcaaagaaaatagaaagtAGTGCGAAATAGGGAAAACCTTTGAGAAAATTTAGTTCAAAGCTCAGAAAACCttccaaacagagctcaatagttaacaaatacaacaaagacAATAAGCATTTTCATCAATACCGACATTGACTTTTTTTgatctactttttgcaaaggctgagaaaagaCTATCTCCCAACCCCAACCTCATCACATTCTAGAGGttgtattaagagcatcctgagcagctgcattactgcctgcttcggaaattgcaccgtctcgggtcgcaagaccctgcagcggatagtgaggccaGCTGAggggatcatcggggtctctcttcctgccattacagacatttacaccacacgctgcatccacaaagctaacagcattatgaaggatcccatgcacccctcacacaaactcttctccctcctgccatctggcaaaaggtaccgaagcatttgggctctcacgaccagactgggCAACAATtttttccccaagccatcagactcaatacccagagtctagactgacaccaacctacacacatacactcaaCTGAACACCACTCCACCCCCTTTGCAAATTttgctcatttttctaaattcctgctaaaacatttacatcatttattattatattgtaatttggtCTTTACTGTTcctattgccttgtttattaattattgtactgtcttgcactgttttgtgcactttatgtaattctgtgtaggtctgtagtctcatgtagctttgtgttgtttcatgtagcagaggaacgttgtttcgtttttactgtgtactgtaccagcagtttatggttgaaatgacaataaaaacgaCTTGACTAGAATATCTTGGTTCCGTTTTAATcagtaaaatttacaaagataaataagaactgaaatgacaacttTAGAAATGACTACTTACACACAAACCCACTTGGATTAACTCTAcattggacagaaggaggaagagaaataacacacatgaaaaaaaaaatcacacaagtcAGATAAAACTAActatatattttcatcaaaaatgaacaggattcagcactccatgtgtgtacTGTAAGTGTGTacactctggaagaaaacattaaccagtggaatgagtatgaccctccatgggagacatcccaacgatctgagcAGTCTAGCCGGTGACCTGACTgggagttggagacctcttcccagaaacagaggggttcctcacagaaatacaggacaaggtggtTAACAAAAGGGAAAAAATGTCGAAAATACATAAAATGcaaacaaacaaggcagtaagtgcagaaaatgccaggagaacccaaacacaatccaacacattccaggatcctgcagagtttaactcaatctgattacttacacaggtacaatcaagtggcaaatatcattcaccaaaatcttgctttaaaatacaaactcaggaATGCCCTTCATCTCTTCATAAAGGCTCCATAAATTCAAGCccgatccagttttagagtcaattatgataatcaatacatcgttacagataggacaatccataatagccatccagatataatattacaggataaacaagcaggaaccggattattttctgttaatcagcttccaaatgttgctactatGTCATTCATTGCCACGTCCCGCTGATGATTCCCTTCTcactgtacgtccttaccccgaccatcgtccagagccccaaactctgcccttGCAGACCTGcttctggtttctgaccctgctccatTGAAAATCCAACTAATGGTTTCCCATTCCGCTTTCAGACACGTATCCAGTATACAGttcattgaaactttctccccagtgtgaacccagtaGTATGTCATAAGGTTAGATGTCTGCGTGAATTGCTTCCCACATTCACAACAGGTGAAcgccctctccccagtgtgaactcaatgatttACATTTGGTTGAGAGAATCACTTCCCgaagtctgagcaggtgatcagcctcttcccagtgtgaactcgctggtgtctctgtagattggatgaccaagtgaatccctttccacattctgagcaggtgaaaggcctctccccagtgtgaactgattggtgtgcCAATAGTgtggatgatcgagtgaatccctttccacaatctggacaggtgaaaggcttctccccagtgtgaaatcgctgatgTCTCTGAAGGTCAGATGATTGatggaatcccttcccacacacagagcaggtgaacggtctctccccagtgtgaactcgctggtgcatctgtagaagagaTGACCGagcaaaacccttcccacagtgtgagcaggtgaatggcctctctccactgtgaactcgctggtgtgccagtagttcagatgactgagtgaatcccttcccacattctgaacaggtgaaccgccactccccagtgtgaactgactggtgtgacaGTAgtgtggatgaccgagtgaatcccttcccacagtctgagcaggtgaacggcttctccccagtgtgaactctctggtgCCTATGAAGATCTGATGATTGAtggaatcccttctcacagactgagcaggtaaatggtctctccccagtgtgaactcgttggtgcatctgtagatgagatgaccgagcgaatcccttcccacattcacagcaggtgaatggcctctccccagtgtgaactcgctggtgagccattaggtcagatgaccaaatgaatccttccccacaaattcagcagatgaccagtttctgtccagtgtgaactgactggtgtgtccacaggtgggaagaccaactgaattcctgctcacacacagaacaggtgaatgtccTTGTCCCAGtgggaacttgctgatgtaccttcagttgtgaTAACAAAGTGAATCCATTgccagtctgagcagatgaatgggttCCCCCTGTGTAAATTGACAGGCACGCCAGTTGGccagatgattgagtgaatccctccccacagtctgaacatGAATGGTGATTGActaaatcccttgctccacttcttatatacatggacagagacagcaaaattggcgtgttgtgttcgagattcccgtagacaaattccttgtcatttttaacctgtaaaaaaattaaaaaatc encodes the following:
- the LOC132401282 gene encoding zinc finger protein 229-like encodes the protein MAHQRVHTGERPFTCCECGKGFARSSHLQMHQRVHTGERPFTCSVCEKGFHQSSDLHRHQRVHTGEKPFTCSDCGKGFTRSSTLLSHQSVHTGEWRFTCSECGKGFTQSSELLAHQRVHSGERPFTCSHCGKGFARSSLLQMHQRVHTGERPFTCSVCGKGFHQSSDLQRHQRFHTGEKPFTCPDCGKGFTRSSTLLAHQSVHTGERPFTCSECGKGFTWSSNLQRHQRVHTGKRLITCSDFGK